Proteins found in one Quercus robur chromosome 2, dhQueRobu3.1, whole genome shotgun sequence genomic segment:
- the LOC126715120 gene encoding MDIS1-interacting receptor like kinase 2-like, translating to MPSCLTSTTTDSKEEPERDRFHFSTVILYLLFYLSIFGYLYIFLSTNNNVESERTVNNNGDLLSIWNYDGRIAYEDIIKATEDINIKYCIGTGGYGSVYKAQLPSGNIFALKKLHQLEAKEAALIKSFETEVKVLSEISHRNILKLHGFCLHKQCMYLVYEYMERGSLYCVLSNDDEAVELNWTKRVNIVKSVAHALSYLHHNFNPPIVHRDISSSNILLNLEFEAFVSDFGTARPLNPNSSHETILAGTYGYVAPEFAYTMVMTEKGNAYRFGVVALETIIGMHPGELLSSLPPSSSNQDVMLKDVLDPRLSPPTDKRDVQDIALVATIAFACLHSNPKSRTTMESVSQEFLSHKATLVKPFREISISQLWQKEYI from the exons ATGCCTTCTTGCTTGACATCTACAACCACAGATTCGAAAGAAGAACCAGAGAGGGATAGGTTTCACTTCTCCACTGTCATTCTATATCTATTATTCTACCTTTCTATTTTTggatatctatatatatttctatctACAAATAACAATGTTGAATCCGAGAGAACTGTAAACAATAATGGAGATTTACTCTCAATATGGAATTATGATGGAAGAATTGCATATGAAGATATCATTAAAGCAACCGAGGACATCAACATCAAATATTGTATTGGAACTGGAGGTTATGGCAGTGTTTACAAAGCACAGTTGCCCAGTGGAAATATTTTTGCCTTGAAGAAACTTCATCAACTAGAAGCAAAGGAGGCAGCTCTCATCAAGAGTTTTGAAACTGAGGTAAAAGTATTATCAGAAATAAGCCATCGAAACATTTTGAAGCTTCATGGATTTTGTTTACACAAGCAATGTATGTATTTGGTTTATGAATACATGGAAAGGGGAAGCTTATATTGTGTCCTAAGCAATGATGATGAAGCTGTTGAGTTGAACTGGACAAAGAGAGTGAACATTGTTAAGAGTGTGGCACATGCTTTATCTTACTTGCATCACAATTTCAACCCACCAATTGTTCACCGGGATATATCAAGCAGCAACATCCTATTGAATTTGGAATTTGAGGCATTTGTCTCTGACTTTGGTACAGCAAGACCTCTGAATCCCAATTCGTCCCATGAAACTATACTTGCAGGCACATATGGATATGTTGCTCCAG aatttgcCTATACTATGGTCATGACAGAAAAAGGTAATGCCTATCGCTTTGGGGTAGTGGCACTAGAAACAATAATAGGAATGCATCCAGGAGAGCTCCTCTCGTCATTACCACCATCTTCATCCAATCAAGATGTAATGCTAAAGGATGTCTTGGATCCACGCCTCTCACCTCCAACAGATAAACGGGATGTGCAAGATATTGCCCTTGTTGCAACAATAGCATTTGCATGCTTACATTCCAACCCAAAGTCCCGAACAACCATGGAAAGCGTGTCTCAGGAATTTCTTTCTCACAAAGCAACATTGGTGAAACCTTTCCGTGAAATTTCAATATCGCAACTTTGGCAGAAagaatatatttga